The sequence ATCTCCTGGCCGATCAAGCACCGGACCACTCGTTGTTTCAATACCTGCTGACATTTCCTGCGCAATGATGTGAGCCAGTGTTGTCTTTCCGAGTCCTGGCGGGCCTGAAAACAGAATATGATCAAGAGGTTTGTTGCGTTTAATGGCAGATGTGATAGCAACCATCAACGCATCTTTCACTGGTTCTTGTCCAACAAAATCTTGAAGATATCCGGGTCTGACAGATGGCTCTTCAGTATCTTCATCTCGATTCACTGGGCTTACAAATCTCGTCTGCATATTTCTTTACTTTTTCCGAAGATGTTTGAGCGCTTCTTTTACCTGTTCTGAAGAATTCATATTGGAATTATTACCTTGAATCTTTTCAATGGCAGCAATACTTTCCTCATGGGTGTATCCTAATGACTGCAGTGCAAGAATAGTATCCTGGATACATGATGAGAGAGTTGAATGACTTGTTGTTTTGATAAATTCCGGAACTTTATTTTGAAGCTCCAGAATAATACGTTCTGCACCCTTTTTCCCAAGACCCTGAACTTGTGAAAGTTTATCTGGTTTTTTACAAGAGATCGCATCACAGATTTCCTGGACTGAAAATTTACTTAATAATGCAAGTCCTGTCTGTGGTCCTATATGAGAAACAGATATCAATAGCCTAAACAATTCAACTTCTTCAGGTGTTTGAAATCCATACAATGAAATTTGATCCTGTCTGACAATCAATTCAGTATAAAGAATGGTTTCTTTCTGTAATTCAATATGTATCAGATTAGATTCTGGAATTCTGATTTTATATCCAAGTCCTCCAGCTTCAACAATTACAAATCCATCTTGTTTATTGAGAACCGGTCCACGTATACGTGCAATCATCTATACGTTCTCATCCAGTTCATGTGGCATAAGGCCAAAGATAATCCATCAGCAGCATCATCAGGTTGTGGTATTTCAGATAATCGGAGCAACCTTGCAATCATCATTTGAATCTGTTTTTTATCTGCTTTCCCTGATCCAGTTATTGCAAGCTTTACCTGATTTGGAGTATATTCATACACCGGTATGTGATTTTTTGCTGCAGCAAGAAGAATAACTCCCCGTGCTTCACTCACCTGCATTGCCGTTGTTGTGTTTCTGGAAAAAAATAATTTTTCACAGGAGAGACATGAGGGTTTATATGTTTCGATAAGATCATCAATGCCCTCAAATATTGTCAAAAGCCGAATAGAGGTATCTCCAGTCTTTGGGGTTGTCTGAATACATCCCCAGGTATGTGCTATCGGGTAATTTTTTTCTTTTCCGATAAGCCCATATCCACATCTGGCAAAACCAGGATCTATACCCAGTATCGGTTCAAATCCAGTCGTCAAAACTTATTTCCCTCTATTTTTTTTTTAAATGTCCACATTCTTGAGGATATCACATTTTGGCTCTTCATGTAGATGGTCATTCCAAAGTCCACGATGTGATATGAGCCATTCCTGGGCATGTATCGAATTTTCTTCTGAACGAACACGTATGTATGAGCCATCAGATCGAAGCATTCGTTTCTTTACGGTATCCTGTAAATGAATTGGAAGAATGGTAGATATAATCTCATTTCTAATTCCCGGGTCAAGTATCGGAAATAATACCTCAATGCGGCGGTTCAGGTTTCTTGGCATGAGATCAGCGCTCCCCATCAGGACAATTTCGTCTCCACCGTTATGGAAATAATAAATTCTAGAATGTTCAAGGAATCTTCCGACAATACTGGTGACTGTAATATTATCTGATACTCCGGGTATACCTGGTCTTAAACAACATATCCCCCTTATCTGAAGATTTATTTTCACTCCGGCCTGTGATGCACGGTATAATGCCCGGATCATTTCTGCATCCTGGAGGGCATTTAGTTTTAGTATGATATGTCCATCCTGGTGTTCTTTTTGCCGATGGATTTCACGCTCAATAAGTGAAAGAATACCTCTTCTGATATATTTTGGAGAGACCATGAGATGATTATATGCCATATAGTTGGAATATCCGGTAAGGGCATTGAAAAGATTAGAAGCATCAGAAGCGATCTCCGGATCGGCTGTGAAAAGTCCTATATCCGTGTATATTCTGGCTGTGGTTGCATTATAATTACCAGAACTCATATGCACATATCTGACAATACCCTCACGTTCACGCCTGACTACAAGACATAATTTTGCGTGAACTTTCAGCCCCATTATTCCATAGACTACATGGACTCCGGCATGTTCAAGTGCTTTTGCCCAACCTATATTGTTTTCTTCATCAAACCTTGCTTTCAACTCAACAACAACCGATACTGCCTTTCCATTTTCTCTTGCATCCAATAATGCCCGGATGACCGGAGATTTCGAACCTGACCGATACAAGGTCATTTTAATAGCAAGAACATCTGGATCATGAGCTGCCTGAAGGACAAATTGCACAACTGGCTGAAAACTTTCATATGGATGAAAAAGCATCATGTCCCTTGCTTTTATTTTATTGAAAAGATTTGGCTCATTATCAATTCGTTTTGGAACTGATGAAACAAATGGAGTGTCCTTTAAATCAGGCCGATTTAAATCAAGCAGACACATAAGATCTGCCATACCGATAGGACCTCCCAACCGGTAAAACATATGGGGATAATCAGTCATTTTTTCTGCCATCATGGCACAGACTGATTGATCCATCCATG comes from Methanospirillum hungatei and encodes:
- the ruvA gene encoding Holliday junction branch migration protein RuvA, producing the protein MIARIRGPVLNKQDGFVIVEAGGLGYKIRIPESNLIHIELQKETILYTELIVRQDQISLYGFQTPEEVELFRLLISVSHIGPQTGLALLSKFSVQEICDAISCKKPDKLSQVQGLGKKGAERIILELQNKVPEFIKTTSHSTLSSCIQDTILALQSLGYTHEESIAAIEKIQGNNSNMNSSEQVKEALKHLRKK
- the ruvC gene encoding crossover junction endodeoxyribonuclease RuvC, with translation MTTGFEPILGIDPGFARCGYGLIGKEKNYPIAHTWGCIQTTPKTGDTSIRLLTIFEGIDDLIETYKPSCLSCEKLFFSRNTTTAMQVSEARGVILLAAAKNHIPVYEYTPNQVKLAITGSGKADKKQIQMMIARLLRLSEIPQPDDAADGLSLALCHMNWMRTYR
- the ppk1 gene encoding polyphosphate kinase 1, with translation MEEENTISGNISRVYHLKDSSLYINRELSWIQFNRHVLEEAKDHTHPLLERVKFLSIFANNLDEFFMIRVSGLHQQLREGVIKAPPDGLTPGEQLDAIYKALVPLLEESVSVWNEDIVPALKNEGILIHSYETLNEGQKRYLRNYFIKEIFPVLTPLAFDKSHPFPFISNLALNLAVILRERGQKEELFARIKIPNKLFPRLILVKTDDEEHEERGKSEFIFLEEIIAENLDLLFPGMDVRAAYPFRVTRDADIEIEEDEADDLLTAVEESIGRRWVGKPVRIEVSSWMDQSVCAMMAEKMTDYPHMFYRLGGPIGMADLMCLLDLNRPDLKDTPFVSSVPKRIDNEPNLFNKIKARDMMLFHPYESFQPVVQFVLQAAHDPDVLAIKMTLYRSGSKSPVIRALLDARENGKAVSVVVELKARFDEENNIGWAKALEHAGVHVVYGIMGLKVHAKLCLVVRREREGIVRYVHMSSGNYNATTARIYTDIGLFTADPEIASDASNLFNALTGYSNYMAYNHLMVSPKYIRRGILSLIEREIHRQKEHQDGHIILKLNALQDAEMIRALYRASQAGVKINLQIRGICCLRPGIPGVSDNITVTSIVGRFLEHSRIYYFHNGGDEIVLMGSADLMPRNLNRRIEVLFPILDPGIRNEIISTILPIHLQDTVKKRMLRSDGSYIRVRSEENSIHAQEWLISHRGLWNDHLHEEPKCDILKNVDI